The Bradysia coprophila strain Holo2 unplaced genomic scaffold, BU_Bcop_v1 contig_297, whole genome shotgun sequence DNA window TTATATTCCGAACTGATACTGAACCTGTTTCGTAAATACATTTCTTATACATCGCAAAATGggaaacagaagaaaaaaaaaactgtttttttagaagaaaaaCGCTTTCGGTTTGTGTCGCCGAACTGATTCATGGATTCGATTGGAAAAACACCTACAAAATAACTTATAGTTTTTAAATTCCTTGCGGTGATCAGCACTTGCTGATGAGCAAAAACACATATAACACATTTTGCCAGgttcttttttgtttcttatttttatttcgttttcattttgtacaaTGTATATAGTAAATAGTATAATATACCGCACGCGGTTTTGTTTTAATCAACCGATGAAATGAAGTGCAGCTAAAGAATGCAACTTATTTCTCtttagaaaaaagaaacaattccATGCGATGTAATATGGAATATAAAGGCGACTTAGCAAAGATTAATTAGAGTCATATACGTGTGTAGCCGGGGAGTACGTATAATGCATTTGAAGAAGCTATTGTGGATCATTGGCATACTGCatacaatacctatccaaaTGGAACGCAGAAATTAGATGAATTAATATTCCGTTATTAACTCTGTATAAATCTAGCATGGAAACGTTTCTTGTCGttaaatatgtagatggatTGGCTTTCGGTATTTCAGACGACAAGCATATCACCATACTCATGTGAATTTCATTCACATTGGTGGTAATTTTCATTGGACAAGGTCTTAATGAGTAAAACAGCATACTTACTGAATTGGAAACCagaagtttttccgaaatgtACCCAAAAGAACTAAGAACGTACATCGATTCAAGGACCTATCGGTAGCTCAGAACAGCATTCAGTAAACTCGGTTGGGTTCCTtccccatacaaaatttttcatttcaatgtaTTTCATGTGAGAAAAATCAGTTTGTTGACTTGAAAATTGTCAGGTTAAATAGTTAGGACACTCATATTAAGTCTTcatacttttcatattttatttggcTTTGATAGAAGTAAACTATTACTTTCTTAGATTACTCCGTTTACTCTATTTTTGAAAGTCTTTTATGGTATGACCATCGTAAACTGTGTGTGATTCGTTCTTTCACACCTAGCCTTACacagacgacaagcatatcaacagttttactatcggatctattacttcattggaTCTAagcattttcaagaaattgatttcaaatctattacttcacttttGTTGAACGTGGTAATTGGTATATAAGACTGGATTAGCCAGACATTGTCGTTTATTACTGAAGTCGTTATCGATGGCAGATGGACAGCCGTACTTAACAGGTTAAATCGTCGCTATTAAGTATTTAATAAGTATTTGAGACGATTAATCCACTGATAACGAACCCCGGCAAAATAAGCAAACCTGGGACTAGCTCAGCTATTGAATGCGTTAAGACTAAAGAGTGAGCTGATCTTAGAATTTATGTAAAGAACTCCGATAGCTCTGTTTAAATAtcttttattacaaaatatttcgcCTAACGTTCATAGGCGCTATCCACAATGGTTGAAATCAAGTTTTACATTACTTTTGAAAAATCACTTGATCAAAAAAGAGAACAAACCTGTAACAGTTAAACGCAGCTCAAACCTTAATCGTAGAATTTAAGCTGAGACTTTTCGAATAAATGAATCGAAAGATAAACTTCAAAATCCTTTAATAACAGAATACCGTGAACGAGACAAATTCAAAGCTGCGTTTAGTAAGCCGTTGacagttttcattttgaattgacAATCTCATTCTCAACAACCGTCACAGATACGAAACGGTTGAATCATTTGATTAAGACGCCTTCAACACCACACTTATTGCAACGTCAATTCATTAATttacacaaacaatttttagacGTCAATtgttaaccttttagaaatgGCAATCGTACCATGCTACAATCACCAAATCTGTTTCTGCTGTTGTTCTAAATCACATGAGTGTTTGAtacagaatcttttacttcaattgttcaaACATTCCATTTTACCATATAATACAATGCAAGCACAAGCTCATCGTTGCCGATAACAGTTGACGAGCCATTTCTAAAAgatgatatttatttacacTTACATCAATCACATCgatttaatagttatttgtgtatctgttttggacgattgtttttaggcaatttcgcttgttgtacatgcgaaagtgcctaaaatcaatcgtccaaaacagatactcaaaaaaattttcatgtaaggggtcgaaaacatgagaaaaatatcgaaactccctcattttcggccccgacacatgaaaaatgcCTTTTTACACGTGCACCCTTCAAAAATTCTCGATCTCGATTTATTCCCTGAGATTGATTTCTTGTTATTGGGCAGTTGCAGCTTTAGCTGTCTTAGATTAGTGCAGCTAAAATTATAAGTCTGGACGGTGCAGTGTCCAGCGGATACAGCGACGACAACGTTTATTCATAGTTTTGTAGTTTGGGGGATAGGTTGGTGGTTGACGTCAATAATGACAGATGACAAAAGCTCCTAACCTAGAGGTCCTAGTAGCATAGCAAAATTACGTGCGTGGCTGGAATTCATCTACTACTACTTGTTCGGTTCCCCGAATTTCAGCACGACAGAACGGACACCCGTATCCAACGGAATCAATCTGCCATTTGGTCAAGCACTGAATGCATAGCAAATGACCGCACGGCTCGAGTCGGATGTCTTTGTCATTTTCCGTGCATATTTTGCAGAGCTGAAAAGTGGTGCCCATGTCGCGATATTGCTCGTATTGTTCCTGTGTCACAGTTATGTGACCCTCTAAGACGCCGGCGTACGATAGATCACTGTACGAACCATTGATCGACGCGTAGAATTCACTATTTGGATCATCTAGTGCAATGTATTGTGGTTCCTCGAACTCGCTGTACGAACGAATCAATGGCGCAACTTGTCGTCGACGAACCGCATTTAGTAGGTTCGATGTGGATGTGCTAAGATCTGGTTTCAGTGACTGTGAAATAACGAAGTTAAAAGAAGATTCTGTTACTCGTATGGGTCGAAagatgaaaaatttcttaccGAAATCGTCGGTCCTCTCATTTCACGCAGTTCAACATTCCGGAATAAATCAAAACGAACAAGGTCATCAATGGTTGGATATCGGTTGCCGGGAGATTCGAAAATTGCTTGCAGCACTTCAACGACctatttgaatggaaaaatcaaatgttttggtCATCATTCTCAATGGGGTGCTTTTGAAGCAAGTCTGCAGTTTTGTTGAGCTGATCGGAAATCTACTTCAACTAAATTGGAGTCAATGTGCCAATACATACCTTCGGATAACGTTCCAAATCTGTGTTAAAGTTGGCAGTGGTCGGTCGCGGAGTCAGCAATTCATATCCGGTGCACATTTCAAAAAGTAAATGTCCAAAGCAAATGACATCCCTATGCTGAACTTCAGCTACACTCTTTGCCGATACAACCGCATTCACTTTTGAGTCCAACCCAAGTAGACCATTTTCCAATCCCGATAGCCTGAGGTTTTTCGGTACAGAAAAGGAAAGGATTGTGAGTGAGTCATCAATGGATCTATGATATTGAATGGATCgtcaaaatttaaaaccaaCCGAGCAACGCCATTCTGAAGAATCACATTGCCGCTATGCACATGACCATGTGGAATACCGCGGTCCCGTAAAAATCGTAACGCCTCCAAAATATGTCGGCCAAATCGCTGAACTTGCACCGATGTTAGAGCTGTTGGTGTTTTTGAGTATTTTCGTCTAAACGGCTCATTCCATTGTATCGACTGTGGAAGCGTTTTTAAAGGGAGGGGAACAGAGAGTGTTGAAATACAAATAATGACACACCGAATCCATCGAATGAACTAACTTTGTAAATGTAATCCTTAAGGCTCCCTCGGACATTAATCGGCATAACTAAACACGCGCAGTGCGACGGATTCGAATAGAAAATGCCCAAATCAAGTACGGGATAAACGTACGGATGTTGCAATGAACACAGAAGTTCCATCAGTACACTTTTCGGTGAATTGAATGTGGATAGGTCTTCCAGAGCGACACAATTGGCCGGCAGTGGGATCCATGTCATCAGACGATGGGTTTGAATGGTGGAATCGTTGActatgaaccaatttttgtcCTCTCTACACCCAATCACATCCAGATGTGCCATGATCTTGTAACGCGCATCGGATTTTTCCGTCCATTCCTCGCATGCCGTGTATGACCGTTCTCGTAAGGCTCGTTCGGGTGGCGTCCGTTCTGGAGCTCTCATTTTGATGTCTGACGATGAGTACTGCGATTTCATGTTTCGCCTACATGGAAGAAAAATCCACAACATCGAAGAATCTGAGTTTCAATTTGTGAGAATATTTTCGTACCACAGTTTATTCAACCAAGCACTGGACGATGAGCCAGACTCTTTGCTCGGACTGCCATCAGGACTGTTCTTTGCACGATTGAACATCATTTTGGTCAAGACTCCCAGTTTCGATTTGGGCTTTGAAGAATTTTCGGTTGACTGACATTCAGAATTCTCTACGCTCAGGTCTGACTCTGATTGTGTTCGACGTACGGGTCTCCTCCTTCGATATTTACGTATCGGGTACTGTCTGCATATCAAAAGAAGAAATGAATCTGTCAAAACGTAGCCTTAAATTCTACGAGGAAAGACTAAGTTTACATGCACCAGTTGGTATGTATTCTAACACATTCACGGTCGGTATATATACGGAATATATGATAGATCGACGGAAGTCTAAAATTTCACTGGTGCTCTGATAGACCTTTCATCATAGCACCAGTTCGCCATTTCATAAACCTCGGAATAGGTCAGAGACTTGATTTGCAGTGTCATTTCGCTCAATGTGAAACCAGAAgggcaaaaattttaccagaGCTGAACTCAGGTTTAACCTGACCACTGATCTGTGGTTTTTTCAGGGCTCGATTTTTTGCCGAAATTTTCTGGTTAACTTGAAAGAACGCTATGCAACAGGTCAGTTTAATTCGATTTTATATCAGATCTCAGTCAGATCTGGTAAAATAAACCTGACCTATTCCAAGCCCTAATTTGTTTACTCTCTGCGGTACAAACTTCTTGTTCCTTTTACTGAATGAAACAGCTACGTCTAATAcaatgaaattataaatttccaCAACATACGGTCAGACGTCTTTTCTCCTGCTTTCCCCTCTTACATTAAATTTGGTTCTACACACTCCACTCGTTGATGTTCTATTAGTGTTTCAGTACAACATGTCTTATTGTAGACGTTGAACATGCGCATCGATACAATAGTGATAAATGTTcgtggaaaaatgtttgaaaaacgCACACAACAATTGCTTAGAATTGAGTTAAAATTGGGGTGtgtgtttggaaaattttccataaaaacaaTCAATCCACGTCTGGTTTATCAATTCAAACACTTTTAGAAGTTTTCTGATTTTGAATTGCCCCGTTTACCAATAGAAAATCACAAGTTTTCGTACCTTGGTTCTTGTATTTGATTGAATGCATCACGACCAGTGAATTCATTCGTCTTAATGTAATAACTTGAACCGAGCACATAGCATTTAGGAAACGGCATTTGAACCAATTATATTCTACACACTACACTCTGTCTTGTATGCTAAATAGCTCTTCACATTCCTCTAAGCtacttcaaattgaatttggaGTATTCGAAAGGCTTTACTGTTGTATTGGTGCTACGTGAAGAAAAACTACGTCTTTATGAAGATAATGTCAAAATTCTACTGAATGAGCTAAATTTAGAGTTTTTCCCCAAATTTTCTCCTCTTTTcctttcattcatttcacatTCAATTTGTGAGTGTTTCAGCAGCACGTGCGTATTTTTCCAAGTGACAACATGTTCATGAAAAACTGTCAgctattttacatgtaaacaaaatatcaaaacaatTGCTCCGAATCGAAATCAAGCAATTGAGGAATTTTTAGTCTACAACTCCATAAGATTTTAGAATCGATTTAGGCTTGAGTCTGAGTTACTTTGtgcaatatttgaatatttttctctcaaaaatatgttcaccaatcaaaagtaaactttattttctcgtTTCTCGCAAATCTAAACTCTTGAGCATCTGTTGGACGAATCACTACAgttggaatttcatattttcttccatGAACAAATGACGCTTTGTCTGATGACACTTCGGTAGATAAACTATATATTTTCCGACCCTTCtgtttgataaattttctgCCTCGAGCGTCACCTTTGTTttagctttaaaaaattttgttacaagAAAGAGACATTTTTTCacccgaactgtcatcagcCAAAGTGTcaacaaaacgtcattttctcatggcctTTTAAGTGGCGAAAATGAGGTTAATCACACCTCACATATGCAAAAAATATCTTTACGCGTTACGAAAATAACATCCAcgacacaaaataaataaattgggaAGAGCTATCGAATGGGATGACCTATCTCAAATCTTGATGAGTATGAGTTGAATGAGTATCGGTGCTTCAATTCGTGATTTTGTCACATAAAATGGTAGAATTACGAATTAGCGATGATAACAATTTTACTTATAATTgatgctgaaaaaaaaaaacaatttcattggaaataagatttaaatttttcaaaaatatttaataacgTTGATCCAAGTCATCGAAATCTTCCTCGTTTATATTCGCTGATCTTAGCAGTTCTGTAATAGTATTCACATTTTCGTCCAACGTTTCCAAACTATCTGTAACAGTAGCTTCGTCTCCAGATGTGACGGCATTCTCCAAGTGATCAAGTGTTGCACGGATTCGCCCTGACATAACAATAAATGCTTCTCCCGTCGCGGTACCTACTAATCTTCCACCATTATTTGTTATCATAGCCATTTGAGCGAGGCGTCCCAATTGTCTCAACAAATTGATATAGTTGTCGAGTCTGCTACGAAATCCTACAATCGACCAGCTTTCAGCTGTAAATCCGATAAATTTTATACGCATTAACTCGACCTATTCTCGATCTCTTTGATAAAAGTCTGGCCCATTCAATACTGCGAACTCGACGTATACTTGCTGAAGTAGAGTGTCATATCTGGATCGTCTCCAAAATGGGTTGACATCATTTTCTACCAATCTGTAGTTATTGATCATTTCTTGAAGTAATTGATATATTTCTTGATAGAAAGAAAGACGAAGAATTGCTTGATCAATACCACCCATATCCACATAAAACTCCAACATATTCTTTAAGTGTTCCAAACTCGATCTAAACTGTTCCCAAAAATTTGGGTATGATTGTACTTGAAGGttcatttctgaaaatgactttaatttttgatACGCCTGAGTTCTTTCCCAACGATGTGTTGCCATTATCAGTCAAAGCGTGGTTAGCGATGTTATACTTAAAAAATTTAGTGTCCAGCGTCCAAACGtttattgagaattttttcttACTGACAACTTAAGTAATATGAATTACTTGATCGTAAGATTTTGTAAGACTTTGAGTAAAAAAACATCTTAATTGAATCCAGGAAGACGAAGACAAGATTCTAAATATAGACGATAAATAccttttttaatgaaatttacgtataggttttatttaaaaaatctgtCTCGCCTATGAGCAGAACTTCATTACTAAAGTCAAATGCGTTAGAATGGTAATAAATGTTTTACAGTGCAAAAACTCAAGTAAGTTGAGGACTTTCGGTTACCTTCTGAACTTTTGAGATTATCGAGGTGGTGACattggttcctaaaattccacAATCCACTATCTTCCCACAGTAGTTTTTCAGGTTGTTTTGGGCGAGGGGGAAACTTCGCGAGCAAACTCTGCAAACTCTCGAGGTTCACGTACGATTTCCTTCTATTAGCACactatttctttttatttttattggtcACTAATAGCGAATAGAACCTGTTCCAGTATTTCCCCTCTTTTTTTGGGTCTCTTCGGGACTTTCAGGTTTATTGAGGTAGTTAGTTTGTGGGTTTTCAAAAATGCCTATGGAATGGGCAGGATTTTGTGGTATTTCGGGCATTTTTGGGATGTAGTTCCCTAATATTATTGCCGGAGAATAGAAAACCGAAAGCGATCTTCATGATACTTGATTCTGTTACGATAGATGAAAACTATCGTGTACAGCATAATTATATCCCAGAAGTGTATTTGGTATGACCGTTTCACCGTTTCACAATCTCCTCGTCAACGTCATGATAcaaagaatttcaataaatttaatttttaagtcaAGCCATCTGCTATagctacaacaacaacaaaaatcgttTGAACTAGTGATTTCTTATAGGTGTGGTTAATAGGCGTTATAAAAGTTTTACCGTGTAGcagtacaaaatttatttagcgATCTAGCGATTTATTTAGCgacttttaacaaaagaagtaaaagatttaaccCGGAAATTGAGGTACCTTTATCTAAATTATATTGACAATCGAGTATAAGTCTGTAGCAATGGGAATGACatcttcaatcaattttgagtCAAGACCTaaagcaatttaaaatttttctgattcttttaatgattttttcgtTAGCAAATTCGAAATATCCGAAAAGGATGCTtccaattttaatattattaagattgaatgaacaattttttactaAAAGCAAATATCATTGTTACAATCGTCAATGTTTTTGTGCCCACCTAAATGACTACAAAGATCGATTGTGTATGGGCACCGAAAGCACGGTTTTATTATTGCAAAACTTATTATATTACtgcatcaaaaaaaaagtttttttcttccacATTTCGCTTAAAACAAGAAGTTACATTATTTACAGCTTAGAAttgaacgaaagaaaaaaaacctagGCTACGTACAGTATTCCAATTGCACTGTATATATACCACCGATTTACGTTCTTATTGTAATACGTAATGTGTATACCATATTCATAATTCACATGATTCATTGCAATGAATTGGAGTCAGACGCCAGCAAGCCACACCGCAGGGAACTAAATTGCATTAAATTTATGAACTCTCTTTTGCGCTCATAAagcacacaaatttttttgttgttgttggtttgtttcatttattatcAATCAAGTTTACAGGTAAAATagcattttgattttgatatatttCTATTATGagtaatttcataaattcacgAATATGGAGTACATTTTACTGCGAAATAAATTGCACGATCTCTATGTCGATCtgaaacacaaaaaacaaatcgtTTTGTTGGAGGCAATGTATTAGCCCACGAGAAGGAATAAAGATTTTAGATATTGAATTCACTCTTGACCCGATTTCAAATGTGTGTTCTAAAAAGTCGTTACAGATTCATTGAAAACATTGATGTGGACACTAGAAACACTCGACTTTAGAATGTTAAGCACTAGAGCCTGCCGTCGATAGCCATACCAAAACGTGTGTGTATGGTATTATCAATTGGCAATTATATTtataacaacaatattttgaacCAAAACAAGTACTAGATTCAATGATTGTGACATTCGTTTGATGTGTAACATCTCTTACTACATtcgtttcaacaaatttttactaTATAATACCACATCATACGGATTGATTATTGTCGTCTATGccgtcgataacagattattAGAAGTATCTCGAATTCACTCCTTTATGGCGCTCTGAtatgataataataattttcaacaaaaattccgGATCTGTGTTCCACCCAAAACTCTGTCTTGCAACAATGTCGGATCAACTCACTTCACTTCTCAGTTGatcaaaaatgaaagcaaGTCATC harbors:
- the LOC119078515 gene encoding slowpoke-binding protein-like, which gives rise to MPFPKCYVLGSSYYIKTNEFTGRDAFNQIQEPRQYPIRKYRRRRPVRRTQSESDLSVENSECQSTENSSKPKSKLGVLTKMMFNRAKNSPDGSPSKESGSSSSAWLNKLWRNMKSQYSSSDIKMRAPERTPPERALRERSYTACEEWTEKSDARYKIMAHLDVIGCREDKNWFIVNDSTIQTHRLMTWIPLPANCVALEDLSTFNSPKSVLMELLCSLQHPYVYPVLDLGIFYSNPSHCACLVMPINVRGSLKDYIYKSIQWNEPFRRKYSKTPTALTSVQVQRFGRHILEALRFLRDRGIPHGHVHSGNVILQNGVARLSGLENGLLGLDSKVNAVVSAKSVAEVQHRDVICFGHLLFEMCTGYELLTPRPTTANFNTDLERYPKVVEVLQAIFESPGNRYPTIDDLVRFDLFRNVELREMRGPTISSLKPDLSTSTSNLLNAVRRRQVAPLIRSYSEFEEPQYIALDDPNSEFYASINGSYSDLSYAGVLEGHITVTQEQYEQYRDMGTTFQLCKICTENDKDIRLEPCGHLLCIQCLTKWQIDSVGYGCPFCRAEIRGTEQVVVDEFQPRT